One region of Culex pipiens pallens isolate TS chromosome 2, TS_CPP_V2, whole genome shotgun sequence genomic DNA includes:
- the LOC128093017 gene encoding dynein regulatory complex protein 11: MSNRTFNLLWTSSQKDLEKLGVNDFEYQAIEAQHDRTEIQGHVYELYLRYIVIANKLEEIYDQIVQPQKRILIRKLLDNCLGRVLELKHDLVVIDMNEFSYNDAVVEKLGLTPLVMELNVPKYFRREKEEMLNERKKFMDDILRRIGALDEEVVEEEWSELDAIKIIQTHERARQGRLRAQFMKELKLLKEKGKPDSSRDKSTTGLNAAMKIQKVWRGYATRRQTRRRKAEEMILIGMIPPQVTTARSAVDELAEAKLQRYDQQKEFQEEYEKSLVRVKEEIYTKQGAAMKEDIADEIRTWFKEYQKRTGRLPDFPSEEAGGSRHLLSRQATESEMSRSSVMSSRESKLKSAKDPNKQQKRPGEVSLEEGLDKAFRPMQSAFLPEIKNGIDEYNEIWKGKDESHNLRQTYYDDMIYEEKYADVEAELRRIVDDIMRQELDLLQVALDRDRAQKGKKTKKGSKKARRSGKKGKKKREKDLTPDRTTESLFEELLTNGIIKKFPETPINSFVGDLSYAARSALNPSPGDVRHLIKQYCILPLGSETIRNFGPCIKSLLVAGPKGSGKTALVHAICTETGSVLFDISPANIAGKYPGKSGLIMLMHLVSKVSRLLQPSVIYFGDAEKPFMKKVPKTDRTDPKRLKKDLPKLIKNINPEDRIMLIGTSNCPWEADMKLMIQTYQRFIYIPRPDYGALSYAWKEMLSQYSGVPRQFDTGAMAKISDGYTVGSVARCIREVITCKRMLQLRTQPLTHLELINALSALEPVYKEEEEAFMYWWCKTPLGRRRSKQMEMEHEARMEIENVQKAKKK; the protein is encoded by the exons ATGTCCAACCGTACGTTCAACCTGCTGTGGACCAGTTCCCAGAAGGACCTGGAGAAGCTCGGAGTGAACGACTTTGAGTACCAGGCCATCGAAGCGCAGCACGATCGCACCGAAATCCAGGGGCACGTGTACGAGCTGTATCTGCGGTACATTGTGATCGCGAACAAGCTGGAGGAGATCTACGACCAGATTGTGCAGCCGCAGAAGCGGATCTTGATCCGGAAGCTGCTGGATAACTGTTTGGGGCGGGTGTTGGAGCTGAAGCATGATCTGGTGGTGATTGATATGAACGAGTTTAGCTATAACGATGCGGTGGTGGAGAAGCTGGGGCTGACGCCGCTGGTGATGGAGCTTAATGTGCCAAAGTACTTCCGGCGCGAGAAGGAGGAGATGCTGAACGAGCGGAAGAAGTTTATGGACGACATACTGAGACGGATTGGGGCGTTGGACGAGGAGGTTGTGGAGGAGGAATGGTCCGAGTTGGACGCGATAAAGATAATTCAGACGCACGAGCGAGCTAGGCAGGGCAGGTTGAGGGCACAGTTTATGAAGGAGTTGAAGTTGTTGAAGGAGAAGGGCAAGCCGGACAGTAGTAGGGACAAGTCGACGACGGGGTTGAACGCGGCGATGAAGATTCAGAAGGTTTGGCGAGGGTACGCGACGCGACGACAGACGCGACGACGCAAGGCGGAAGAAATGATCCTGATAGGAATGATTCCACCCCAGGTCACGACTGCGCGATCGGCGGTTGACGAGCTGGCCGAAGCAAAGTTGCAACGGTACGACCAGCAAAAGGAGTTTCAAGAGGAGTACGAGAAGAGTTTGGTGCGGGTGAAGGAGGAGATTTACACCAAACAGGGTGCCGCCATGAAGGAGGACATTGCCGATGAAATCCGGACGTGGTTCAAGGAGTATCAGAAGCGAACCGGTCGGTTGCCGGATTTTCCATCGGAGGAAGCCGGCGGTTCCCGCCATCTGCTGAGCCGGCAGGCCACCGAGAGTGAGATGAGCCGGTCTTCCGTGATGTCCTCGCGCGAGAGTAAGCTCAAGTCGGCCAAAGATCCGAACAAGCAGCAGAAGCGACCTGGGGAGGTTTCGCTCGAGGAAGGATTGGATAAAGCATTTAGACCGATGCAATCCGCGTTTCTTCCGGAGATTAAGAATGGCATTGATGAGTATAATGAGATTTGGAAGGGTAAGGATGAATCGCACAACCTAAGACAGACGTACTATGACGACATGATTTACGAGGAAAAGTACGCGGACGTAGAGGCCGAGTTGAGACGTATCGTGGACGATATAATGCGGCAGGAGTTGGATCTGCTGCAGGTTGCACTGGATAGAGATCGAGCCCAGAAGGGAAAGAAAACCAAGAAGGGCAGTAAGAAGGCTCGACGGAGTGGCAAAAAGGGCAAGAAGAAACGTGAGAAAGATTTGACCCCCGATCGCACGACGGAGTCTCTGTTTGAGGAGCTGCTCACGAACGGCATAATTAAAAAGTTTCCCGAAACTCCGATCAACTCCTTTGTGGGGGATTTAAGCTACGCCGCTCGGAGCGCACTAAATCCCTCCCCGGGAGACGTTCGTCACCTCATCAAACAGTACTGCATCCTTCCACTGGGTTCTGAGACCATCCGCAATTTTGGACCGTGCATAAAGTCGTTGCTGGTCGCCGGTCCGAAGGGTTCGGGAAAGACGGCTCTAGTTCACGCAATCTGCACAGAAACCGGATCGGTGCTGTTCGACATCAGTCCGGCCAACATTGCTGGGAAATATCCCGGCAAGTCGGGCCTCATCATGCTGATGCACCTGGTGTCGAAGGTTTCTCGGCTGCTGCAACCGTCCGTCATTTACTTTGGCGATGCCGAGAAACCGTTCATGAAGAAGGTCCCCAAAACGGACCGCACCGATCCGAAGCGGCTGAAGAAGGACCTGCCGAAGCTGATCAAGAACATCAACCCCGAAGATCGGATCATGCTAATCGGCACGTCCAACTGTCCCTGGGAGGCGGACATGAAGCTCATGATACAGACCTACCAGCGATTCATCTACATTCCCCGACCGGATTACGGTGCGCTATCGTACGCCTGGAAGGAAATGTTAAGCCAGTACAGTGGCGTCCCACGGCAGTTTGACACGGGGGCGATGGCCAAGATCTCGGACGGCTACACTGTGGGCTCGGTGGCGCGCTGCATCCGGGAGGTCATCACGTGCAAGCGGATGCTGCAGCTGCGGACGCAACCGCTCACGCATCTGGAGCTGATCAACGCGCTGAG CGCCCTGGAACCGGTCTACAAGGAAGAGGAGGAAGCGTTCATGTACTGGTGGTGCAAGACGCCCCTCGGAAGGCGCCGCTCGAAGCAGATGGAGATGGAACACGAGGCCCGCATGGAGATCGAGAACGTCCAGAAGGCGAAGAAGAAATAG
- the LOC120416343 gene encoding transcription termination factor 2, giving the protein MSDSEDIFVGNTSDEEEYASVNSSVQEPESIIIEETDDEEHVEEEEEEERMLRERLKKRQSRRMSFHPKRSSSSSSSSSKSEAETVANESSSDEYEVEIKPGPVKVSVKVRSSSESEAGSDASGSETDDEERSMDARALSPRTRMSISGIRPEDMTSDEDDEIIMQRKKTGGKRNVLVSDEEDEQQGEREDSFDESLPMRSFDAEGNKRESISSKLSSTVVSDDVKETSRRDSISTKLSSTAVSEEELKDELGNLSIGGRLSTSVRQSIGNKLSSTALNSSEQHTSDPRSDDTSSIALIEKTAEVVTLSSDDEKPDKPTTLVQPTIRAAFAKQQVSQSFYESKQRKLADSQQSLATMEKLMLAKNSLPDKGVNLMKRIVKAKEELAGLAKELNGLEVQESKSLRNEIRQSFESTNNSLTSANASVKSVKDDDKVINISWDDIKKAADQIVPVHTGKQGMATFENQKTLTMGRLETLHKSIETCPTEDTYAEPPKLLKIELMNHQLHALAWMMWRESQKPRGGILADDMGLGKTLSMISLILKSAETDDPDKELEESDSDEEEDNNAGWKAKGRKDYYAGGTLVVCPASLMRQWEGEITTRVARNSMAVSVYHGTNRDAKSRHLAKYDVVITTYNIVAREGKGDRGGLFGVNWERIILDEAHTIRNHKTAVSVGCCALKGRYRWALTGTPIQNKEMDIYALLKFLRCTPFDDLNHWKKWIDNKTAGGMVRLNTIMKSLMLRRTKQQLKEKGAIQCLPEKNIELIEVQLSKDEMNVYQRVLLYSRTLFSQFLHQRTEKENANHYGYAGSQATYAQNRQPNGAFDRVHQKLKQLHTKDDVKQHEILVLLLRLRQICCHPGLIHKMLDDDEGNFHDVSGNNEEAPELDLLAQLNNLKLTDPDDAANNDSTGALRELNISDQLPENTEALSKASSKVMMRSNPVFDMDRVSSKIGAVIRLLDERVLKTSDKAVVVSQWSSMLEIVAQQLRVKGVRFTALTGAVPVKLRNDLVVEFNKEGAGPKIMLLSLTAGGVGLNLVGANHLMLLDLHWNPQLEAQAQDRVYRVGQKKPVYIWKFMCTDTVEQKIMGLQQKKLDLATQALTGTKHTGSKLTIDDLKSLFGL; this is encoded by the exons CCGATGACGAGGAGCACGTCGAGGAGGAAGAGGAAGAAGAGCGAATGCTGCGCGAACGTCTCAAGAAGCGCCAAAGCCGCCGCATGTCGTTCCATCCGAAGCgctcgagcagcagcagcagcagttcgaGCAAATCCGAGGCCGAAACCGTCGCCAACGAGTCTTCCTCCGACGAGTACGAGGTGGAGATAAAGCCTGGTCCGGTGAAGGTGTCGGTAAAGGTGCGCAGCTCCAGCGAGAGCGAAGCTGGTTCGGATGCGTCCGGGAGTGAGACGGACGACGAGGAACGGTCGATGGACGCGAGGGCGTTGTCACCGCGGACGCGGATGTCGATATCGGGGATTCGGCCGGAGGACATGACCTCGGATGAGGACGATGAGATTATTATGCAGCGGAAGAAGACCGGTGGCAAGCGGAACGTGCTGGTTTCGGATGAGGAGGATGAGCAGCAGGGAGAGCGGGAGGATTCGTTTGACGAGAGTTTGCCGATGAGGAGTTTCGATGCGGAGGGGAATAAGCGCGAGTCGATTAGTTCGAAGCTGTCTTCGACGGTCGTTTCAGATGATGTGAAGGAGACTAGTAGACGGGACTCGATCAGCACGAAGTTGTCATCGACGGCTGTTTCCGAGGAGGAATTGAAGGATGAGCTGGGCAATTTGTCGATTGGAGGTCGACTGTCGACCAGCGTGCGTCAGTCGATCGGGAACAAGCTGTCTTCGACGGCGTTGAACTCTTCCGAGCAGCACACGTCCGATCCGAGGAGCGATGATACTTCGAGTATTGCGTTGATCGAGAAGACGGCGGAGGTTGTGACGCTGTCCAGTGATGATGAAAAGCCGGACAAGCCGACGACGTTGGTGCAGCCGACGATTCGGGCGGCGTTCGCCAAGCAGCAGGTTTCGCAGAGCTTTTACGAATCGAAGCAGCGGAAGCTGGCCGATTCGCAGCAATCGTTGGCCACGATGGAGAAGCTGATGCTGGCAAAGAACAGCCTGCCGGACAAGGGCGTCAATTTGATGAAGCGGATTGTTAAGGCGAAGGAGGAGCTTGCGGGTTTGGCGAAGGAGTTGAACGGGCTGGAAGTGCAGGAATCGAAGAGTCTTCGGAACGAAATTCGGCAGAGTTTCGAAAGCACGAACAATTCGTTGACCAGCGCGAATGCCAGCGTAAAATCGGTCAAGGACGATGACAAGGTGATCAACATCTCGTGGGATGACATCAAGAAGGCCGCGGATCAGATCGTGCCGGTGCACACCGGAAAGCAGGGAATGGCCACGTTCGAGAACCAGAAAACGCTGACGATGGGCCGTTTGGAGACGCTGCACAAATCGATAGAAACCTGTCCGACGGAGGACACCTACGCGGAACCGCCAAAGCTGCTGAAGATTGAGCTGATGAACCATCAACTGCACGCGCTTGCGTGGATGATGTGGCGCGAAAGTCAGAAACCTCGCGGAGGAATCCTGGCCGACGACATGGGCTTGGGCAAGACGCTCAGCATGATTTCGTTGATCCTGAAATCCGCCGAAACGGACGATCCGGACAAAGAACTGGAGGAGAGCGACTCCGACGAGGAGGAGGACAACAACGCCGGTTGGAAAGCGAAAGGTCGTAAAGATTATTACGCTGGAGGAACGCTGGTCGTCTGTCCGGCCTCGTTGATGCGCCAATGGGAGGGAGAAATCACGACCCGGGTCGCGCGGAACAGCATGGCGGTCAGCGTGTATCACGGCACCAATCGTGACGCCAAATCGCGACATCTCGCCAAGTACGACGTGGTCATCACGACCTACAACATTGTCGCACGCGAGGGGAAAGGCGATCGTGGAGGTCTCTTCGGCGTCAACTGGGAACGAATCATCCTGGACGAAGCGCACACAATCCGTAACCACAAAACGGCCGTTTCGGTGGGCTGCTGTGCGCTAAAGGGTCGTTATCGCTGGGCCCTCACGGGAACCCCAATCCAAAACAAGGAAATGGACATTTACGCGCTGCTCAAGTTCCTCCGCTGTACGCCGTTCGACGATCTGAACCACTGGAAGAAGTGGATCGACAACAAAACCGCCGGCGGAATGGTTCGACTCAACACGATCATGAAGTCGCTAATGCTGCGAAGAACCAAGCAACAGCTGAAGGAAAAAGGCGCCATCCAGTGCCTACCGGAGAAGAACATCGAACTCATCGAGGTGCAACTCAGTAAGGACGAAATGAACGTTTACCAGCGCGTCTTGCTCTACTCTCGAACCCTCTTCTCCCAGTTCCTGCACCAGCGTACCGAAAAAGAAAACGCCAACCACTACGGCTACGCCGGAAGCCAAGCAACCTACGCCCAGAACCGCCAACCCAACGGCGCGTTCGATCGCGTCCACCAAAAGCTCAAGCAGCTCCACACCAAGGACGACGTAAAGCAGCACGAGATCCTGGTCCTTCTCCTCCGCTTGCGACAAATCTGCTGCCACCCTGGTCTCATCCACAAAAtgctcgacgacgacgaaggaAACTTCCACGACGTCAGCGGCAACAACGAAGAAGCCCCCGAGCTGGACCTGCTCGCCCAACTCAACAACCTCAAGCTAACCGATCCCGACGACGCCGCCAACAACGACTCGACTGGCGCCCTGCGCGAACTCAACATCTCCGACCAGCTGCCGGAAAACACGGAGGCCCTCTCGAAGGCGTCCTCCAAGGTGATGATGCGCTCGAATCCGGTCTTCGACATGGATCGGGTCAGCTCGAAAATTGGCGCCGTCATCCGGCTGCTGGACGAGCGGGTGCTCAAAACCAGCGATAAGGCCGTAGTCGTGTCCCAGTGGAGCAGCATGCTGGAGATTGTGGCGCAGCAGTTGCGCGTGAAGGGGGTGCGCTTTACGGCGCTGACCGGGGCGGTGCCGGTCAAGCTGCGCAACGATCTGGTGGTGGAGTTTAACAAGGAGGGCGCCGGACCGAAG ATTATGCTGCTCTCGTTGACGGCCGGCGGCGTCGGTCTGAACCTGGTCGGAGCGAACCACCTGATGCTGCTGGATCTGCACTGGAACCCGCAGCTGGAGGCGCAAGCCCAGGACCGCGTGTACCGGGTGGGCCAGAAGAAACCCGTCTACATCTGGAA GTTCATGTGCACGGACACGGTCGAGCAGAAGATCATGGGGCTGCAGCAGAAGAAGCTGGACCTGGCGACGCAGGCCCTCACCGGCACCAAGCACACTGGCAGCAAGCTCACGATAGATGACCTCAAGTCGCTGTTTGGGTTGTAG